A genomic window from Caballeronia sp. SBC1 includes:
- the nusB gene encoding transcription antitermination factor NusB, producing MKSARRRSRELATQGLYQWLLSGAPGGEIDAQLRGAQGFDKADQEHLDAILHGVIKEADTISAELQPCLDRPLEQLSPVERAVLMVAAFEFKHHLDIPYRVVINEAVELTKTFGGSDGYKYVNGVLDKLAVQLRPTEAQGRGQRS from the coding sequence ATGAAAAGCGCTCGACGCCGTTCGCGCGAACTCGCGACACAAGGGCTTTACCAATGGTTGCTGTCGGGCGCGCCCGGCGGCGAGATCGACGCGCAGTTGCGCGGCGCGCAAGGCTTCGACAAGGCCGATCAGGAACATCTGGACGCCATTCTGCACGGGGTCATCAAGGAAGCGGACACTATTTCCGCTGAATTGCAGCCGTGCCTCGACCGTCCGCTCGAGCAGCTTTCGCCGGTCGAACGTGCCGTGCTGATGGTTGCTGCGTTTGAGTTCAAGCATCACCTGGACATTCCGTATCGCGTGGTGATCAACGAAGCAGTCGAACTGACGAAGACGTTCGGCGGCTCCGATGGTTATAAATACGTGAATGGCGTCCTGGACAAGCTCGCGGTTCAATTGCGCCCGACGGAAGCGCAAGGCCGCGGGCAGCGCAGTTGA
- the ribH gene encoding 6,7-dimethyl-8-ribityllumazine synthase gives MEIGQYQPNLDGDGLRIGIVQSRFNEPVCNGLVDACTEELERLGVIGEDVLLVTVPGALEIPLALQKLAESGQFDALIALGAVIRGETYHFELVSNESGAGISRIALDFGTPVANAVLTTENDEQAVARMTEKGRDAARVAVEMANLSVALEQLGGDDEDEDDEDRA, from the coding sequence ATGGAAATCGGACAATATCAACCGAACCTCGACGGCGACGGACTGCGTATCGGCATCGTGCAATCGCGCTTCAACGAACCGGTCTGCAACGGCCTCGTGGACGCCTGCACGGAAGAACTCGAACGACTCGGCGTGATCGGTGAAGACGTGCTCCTCGTCACCGTGCCGGGCGCACTCGAAATTCCGCTGGCCCTGCAAAAGCTGGCTGAATCGGGTCAGTTCGATGCCTTGATCGCACTCGGCGCGGTGATTCGCGGCGAAACCTACCACTTCGAGCTGGTGTCGAATGAAAGCGGCGCCGGCATTTCCCGTATCGCGCTCGACTTCGGCACGCCGGTTGCCAATGCGGTCCTGACAACCGAAAACGACGAGCAAGCCGTTGCCCGTATGACGGAAAAAGGCCGCGACGCAGCACGCGTGGCGGTAGAAATGGCGAATCTGTCGGTCGCGCTGGAACAACTCGGCGGTGACGATGAAGACGAAGACGACGAGGACCGCGCATGA